A region from the Algoriphagus machipongonensis genome encodes:
- the hrpB gene encoding ATP-dependent helicase HrpB: MLENFDPLSFDLPVAEIIPQVKSHLSTENSLIIQAPPGAGKSTLLPLTLLDEPWLAGKKIIMLEPRRLATKTIAQRMAGMTDTKLGDLIGYRIRFESAISSNTRLEVITEGILTRMLHSDNALEDVGLVIFDEFHERNLHSEVALALCREVQQVLRPDLRILLMSATIDANLLSGLLKSKVIESKGRQFPVEVNYLNEADEYAIGEDTARQIIPLTKLHSGDFLVFLPGQGEIRKAQEILRKALPGDLVLPLYGQLSPGDQNRAILPHPSGKRKIVLSTDIAETSLTIEGVTVVVDSGFAKSSRFDPRSGLSRLVLHRISQDSADQRSGRAGRLTAGHSYRLWTKAIQNQLNEYRTPELMEADLTGLVLDMKAWGKQDIRSMTWLTPPPSGTLALAEKTLESIEAIVEGELTPHGKEIHQLPTHPRIAHMLINAEEIDQLGLATDIAAILDERDPLGPDAGVDLNLRIEALRRFRQHNVSIPRIKKIEKMAASYRRMFSIQPENGPVDPWQTGLLLAYAYPERIAAARPGNNAQFQLANGKIAQIGHRDDLAHESWLAVAHVDARDGMGKIWMAAPINPKDLAPMLKTKEVLKWDRKKGGLQAHSEIRIGSIILGTRPLAKYSDGDVTDAILEAIREEGEYLLDFNDEVEQLILRVQSLKQWNPDQNWPDWSVASLCEKPESWIEPYLAGIQKNDDFKKLNLSQILLHSLDFEQQKDLERLAPSRLEVPSGSKIKIEYRKDEIPLLAVRLQELFGLLETPKVNNGKVNVLIEMLSPGYKPVQLTQDLKSFWQNGYFEVKKELKRRYPKHEWPEDPIGAEAVRGVKRRS; this comes from the coding sequence ATGCTCGAAAATTTTGATCCTTTATCTTTTGATCTTCCGGTTGCGGAGATTATACCACAGGTTAAATCCCACCTTTCCACAGAAAATTCCTTAATTATTCAAGCTCCTCCGGGGGCTGGAAAGAGTACTCTCCTGCCCTTGACCTTATTGGACGAACCTTGGTTAGCAGGAAAAAAGATTATCATGCTAGAACCCAGACGTTTGGCCACAAAGACAATTGCACAACGCATGGCAGGGATGACGGATACTAAATTGGGGGATTTGATTGGGTATAGAATACGCTTTGAATCAGCCATTTCTTCCAATACCAGACTGGAAGTAATTACTGAGGGAATTTTGACACGAATGCTCCATTCAGATAATGCTTTAGAAGATGTTGGTTTGGTGATTTTTGATGAGTTTCATGAGCGAAACCTTCATTCTGAGGTGGCATTGGCTTTATGTCGAGAGGTTCAGCAAGTACTAAGACCAGACCTTAGAATTCTATTGATGTCGGCGACAATTGACGCGAATTTGCTTTCCGGTTTATTGAAATCCAAAGTAATCGAAAGCAAAGGAAGACAGTTCCCAGTGGAAGTTAATTACTTGAATGAGGCGGATGAATATGCGATTGGGGAGGATACAGCCAGGCAAATAATTCCCTTGACTAAATTGCATTCTGGTGATTTTTTGGTTTTCCTTCCAGGCCAAGGAGAGATACGGAAGGCACAGGAAATTTTAAGAAAAGCACTTCCTGGTGATTTGGTCTTGCCACTCTATGGACAACTTTCGCCAGGAGACCAGAATAGAGCGATATTGCCCCACCCTTCGGGAAAGCGAAAAATTGTGCTTTCCACAGATATTGCTGAAACCTCTTTAACGATTGAAGGAGTAACAGTGGTAGTGGACTCTGGCTTTGCTAAATCCTCCAGATTTGATCCAAGATCAGGTTTATCCAGATTGGTACTTCATAGAATTAGCCAAGATTCTGCAGATCAGAGATCGGGTCGTGCAGGTAGATTGACCGCGGGTCATAGTTATAGATTATGGACCAAAGCCATTCAAAATCAATTGAATGAATATAGGACTCCAGAATTGATGGAAGCAGACTTGACAGGATTAGTATTGGATATGAAGGCTTGGGGAAAGCAGGATATTCGTTCCATGACCTGGTTGACTCCTCCTCCTTCTGGTACCTTGGCATTGGCAGAAAAAACTTTAGAATCCATAGAAGCAATAGTAGAAGGAGAACTCACGCCTCACGGAAAAGAAATCCATCAATTACCAACGCATCCTAGGATAGCGCATATGCTGATCAACGCAGAAGAAATTGATCAATTGGGATTGGCCACAGATATTGCGGCGATTTTGGATGAGCGAGATCCATTGGGACCTGATGCGGGTGTAGACCTGAACCTGCGAATCGAAGCCTTGAGAAGGTTTCGACAGCATAACGTGAGCATTCCGAGAATTAAGAAAATCGAAAAGATGGCAGCATCTTACAGACGTATGTTTTCTATTCAGCCGGAAAATGGACCAGTAGATCCTTGGCAGACTGGTTTACTCCTTGCCTATGCATATCCTGAGCGTATTGCTGCTGCAAGACCTGGAAACAATGCCCAGTTTCAATTAGCCAATGGAAAAATAGCCCAAATAGGACACAGAGATGACCTGGCTCATGAATCTTGGTTGGCCGTAGCTCATGTAGATGCACGCGATGGAATGGGCAAAATCTGGATGGCGGCTCCCATAAATCCCAAAGATTTGGCTCCTATGCTGAAAACCAAAGAAGTGCTAAAATGGGATCGGAAAAAAGGTGGCTTACAGGCCCATTCAGAAATACGCATAGGTTCCATTATCCTTGGAACCCGACCTTTGGCTAAATACTCTGATGGAGATGTAACAGATGCTATCCTGGAAGCGATCAGGGAAGAAGGAGAATATCTATTGGATTTTAATGATGAAGTGGAGCAACTGATTTTGCGAGTTCAATCATTGAAACAATGGAACCCAGATCAAAATTGGCCGGATTGGTCGGTAGCTTCGCTCTGTGAAAAACCTGAAAGTTGGATTGAACCTTACCTAGCTGGAATTCAGAAGAACGATGATTTCAAAAAGTTAAACCTTAGTCAAATATTGCTTCATTCTCTTGATTTTGAGCAACAAAAGGATTTGGAAAGACTAGCACCCTCTAGGTTAGAGGTTCCCTCTGGAAGTAAAATTAAGATTGAATATAGAAAAGATGAAATCCCCCTTTTAGCAGTTCGACTGCAGGAGCTCTTTGGCTTGCTAGAAACTCCCAAGGTTAATAATGGTAAGGTGAATGTTTTGATAGAGATGCTATCTCCAGGATATAAGCCGGTGCAGTTGACACAGGACTTAAAAAGCTTTTGGCAGAACGGCTATTTCGAGGTGAAAAAAGAATTGAAAAGACGTTACCCGAAGCATGAATGGCCAGAAGATCCGATTGGAGCTGAGGCTGTCAGAGGTGTGAAAAGGAGGTCTTAG
- a CDS encoding alpha/beta fold hydrolase has translation MKNVLNTGLKSIDFPKANMISVNGVEMEVFEVGKQNKGKPIVLCHGFPEHAFSWRYQIPALAQAGYHVIVPNQRGYGNSSCPKEVTAYDIQNLTDDLVALLDYYGYQDAIFVGHDWGANVVWNLTLLHPERVRKVINLALPYQERGERPWIEMMEAVFGQDFYFVHFNRQPGVADAILEEHTSQFLGNLFRKNVPPALPELGNSMINLAKAEQALGEPIMSELELSVYVSAFKISGFTGSINWYRNLDRNWHLMAGIKPRIQQPTLMIYGDRDMIPKSQTLQDFAPNLDVVNLDCGHCIQQEKPMETNQAILNWLE, from the coding sequence ATGAAAAACGTACTCAATACAGGACTTAAATCTATTGATTTTCCAAAGGCCAATATGATTTCAGTAAATGGAGTGGAAATGGAAGTTTTTGAAGTAGGGAAACAAAATAAAGGCAAACCTATTGTGCTTTGTCATGGCTTTCCGGAACATGCCTTTTCTTGGCGATATCAAATCCCAGCGCTAGCCCAAGCGGGATACCATGTGATTGTTCCCAATCAAAGAGGGTATGGAAACTCATCATGCCCAAAAGAAGTAACAGCATATGACATACAAAATCTAACAGACGATCTGGTAGCATTGCTCGATTATTATGGATATCAGGATGCGATTTTTGTAGGACATGATTGGGGTGCAAATGTCGTTTGGAATCTAACTCTATTGCATCCAGAGCGGGTAAGAAAAGTCATAAACTTGGCTTTACCTTATCAAGAAAGAGGAGAAAGACCCTGGATAGAAATGATGGAGGCAGTTTTTGGTCAAGATTTCTACTTTGTTCATTTTAATAGGCAGCCTGGAGTTGCAGATGCCATTTTGGAAGAGCACACTTCCCAGTTCCTTGGGAATTTATTTCGTAAAAATGTACCACCCGCATTACCAGAACTAGGTAATTCAATGATCAATCTTGCCAAAGCCGAACAAGCCTTGGGCGAACCAATCATGAGTGAATTAGAACTTTCAGTTTATGTTTCAGCTTTTAAAATTTCAGGTTTTACAGGTAGTATAAATTGGTATAGAAACCTTGATCGAAATTGGCATTTGATGGCAGGAATAAAGCCTAGAATCCAGCAACCAACCTTGATGATTTATGGCGATCGAGATATGATTCCCAAATCTCAAACCTTGCAAGACTTTGCGCCAAATTTAGATGTTGTCAACTTGGATTGTGGTCATTGTATACAACAAGAAAAGCCCATGGAAACCAATCAAGCCATTTTAAATTGGTTGGAATAG
- a CDS encoding GNAT family N-acetyltransferase, whose protein sequence is MVFRKAKKEDSESIAGLLMLASGEVMYKFIGEKDYLKAISFLHFFVKQEDNQYSYQNCFVAEVKGEIVGAILGYDGAKLLELRKPVLEYVNQTYSIIQVEEETQVGEYYIDSFGVLPTHQGKGIGSKLLQYVINEKANEGVGKIGLLVDKTNPKAKKLYLKLGFMPVGEKELVGLKLYHLQLNIRSSYSYDVDGENY, encoded by the coding sequence ATGGTCTTTAGAAAAGCAAAAAAAGAAGATTCTGAGTCAATTGCTGGCTTATTAATGCTGGCTTCTGGAGAGGTGATGTACAAATTTATTGGTGAGAAGGACTACCTCAAAGCAATATCCTTTTTACATTTCTTTGTAAAGCAGGAAGACAATCAATATTCATATCAAAACTGTTTTGTTGCAGAGGTTAAAGGGGAGATTGTTGGGGCAATTTTGGGTTATGATGGAGCAAAATTGCTAGAATTGAGAAAGCCAGTCCTAGAATACGTCAACCAGACTTATTCCATCATCCAAGTAGAAGAGGAGACTCAAGTGGGAGAGTACTACATTGACTCTTTTGGGGTTTTGCCAACACATCAGGGGAAAGGAATTGGATCAAAATTGCTTCAGTATGTCATTAATGAGAAAGCAAATGAAGGAGTTGGGAAAATTGGACTACTAGTGGATAAGACTAACCCAAAAGCAAAAAAATTGTACCTGAAATTGGGATTTATGCCTGTTGGAGAGAAAGAGCTTGTGGGACTGAAGCTTTATCATCTACAACTGAATATTAGAAGTAGTTATTCTTATGATGTAGATGGTGAAAATTACTAG